Within Serratia odorifera, the genomic segment TTACAGAAGAATGGCGTCGATTGCGGCGATTTCCTGTGGGCTAAAGTTGCGATTGGCCAGCATGCCGACCGCATCTTCTATTTGGCTGGTTTTACTGGCGCCGATCAACACCGAGGTCACACGATCGTTACGCAGCACCCAGGCCAGCGCCATCTGAGACAGCTTTTGTCCACGCTGCTCGGCCAATGCATTGAGACGGCGCACTTTTGCCAGCTTTTCTTCGGTCAGTTGCTCTGGCTGGAGGAACTTGCTGTCGCCGGCAGCCCGCGAATCTTGCGGTATGCCGTGCAAATAGCGGTCGGTCAGCACGCCGCCCGCCAGCGGAGAAAAGGCAATGGACCCCACGCCATGGTCAGCCAGCGTGTCCAGCAGCTCCGCTTCAATACTGCGCTCGAACATTGAGTATCTGGGCTGGTGGATCACACAGGGCGTGCCAAGCTGTTGCAGCAGGGCGAATGCCTCGCGTGCCCGTTCAGCCGGATAATTCGACAGGCCGACATACAGCGCCTTGCCTTGCCGCACCAGTAAATCCAGCGCCGCCATGGTTTCTTCCAGCGGCGTATCGGGATCCGGTCGGTGATGATAAAAGATATCCACATAATCCAGCCCCAGCCGTTGCAGGCTTTGATCGAGGCTGGCGACCAGGTATTTTTTTGAACCCCAGTCGCCATACGGGCCTGGCCACATGGTGTAACCGGCTTTTGATGACACGATCAGTTCATCGCGATAGGCGCGCAGATCGGCATGCAGGATGCGGCCAAAAACCGCTTCGGCAGAGCCGGGGGGGCGGCCCGTAGTTATTAGCCAGATCAAAATGGGTAATGCCCAGATCGAACGCGCGGCGCACCAGGTTGCGAGCGTTGTCATACAGCGAGTTATCGCCAAAGTTATGCCATAAGCCCAATGATATCGCTGGCAATTTCAGTCCGCTGCGTCCGCAGCGTCGGTATTCCATGGTGTGATAACGGGAAGCATCTGCCTGATAAACCATATCAATCTCTGCCTTGAAGGGAGGGGGACATGTTTTAGTGTATGCGTTTTCACCACGATTGCCTGCGGTCCGGATCACGTTAACTTGCGCGGAGATAACGTGGATTAATGCTCAGGTCGTGCTGCCTGATGCCGGTGCAACCATGTAAAGTAGGGTTTCCAAGTGGTTATTTGCCATAAAGCTCGAAATTTCGCCGGGATATTCAATACTAAATACTAATATTCCTATCATCGGGCAGGTAAATATCATGAGTAAGAATTATACGGTGGCTAACTATCTTCTCGACCGATTGGCGCAGATGGGTATTCGCCATTTGTTTGGCGTGCCCGGTGATTACAATTTACAGTTTCTCGATCATGTGATCGATCATCCGCAGGTGACCTGGGTTGGTTGCGCCAATGAGCTTAATGCGGCATATGCAGCGGATGGTTATGCCCGCTGCAAACCCGCTGCCGCGATGCTGACTACTTTTGGCGTGGGTGAACTCAGCGCGATCAACGGCGTTGCCGGCAGTTATGCGGAATATCTGCCGGTGATTCATATTGTCGGCGCCCCCACGCTGCGTTGCCAGCGCAGTGGGGAACTGTTGCATCATTCGCTGGGTGACGGCGATTTTGGCCATTTTGCCCGCATGGCCAAAGAGGTCACCATTGCGCAGGCCAGCCTGACGGCGGCCAATGCCGAAGCAGAAATCGATCGGCTGCTGACCACCGCGCTGTTTGAGCGTCGGCCGGTGTATCTGCTCTTGCCAAGCGATGTGGCGCAGGCACCGCTGGCTTCACGCCCGGCGCCGTTGATGCTGCGACAGCCCAATCTGTCCGCCGCATCGTTGCAGGCCTTTGTCAAGGCGGCACGCGTACAGTTGCAAGCCGCACAGCGGGTATCGCTGTTGGCGGATTTTCTCGCCGATCGTTTTGGCGCGCAGCAAGCTCTGAGCCAATGGATGCAGGAAGTTTCAATTCCTCATGCCACGCTGCTAATGGGCAAAAGCGTGTTGGATGAAACCCACGCCGCTTTTACCGGCACCTATGCCGGTGCAGCCAGTGCCCCGCCGGTCAAGCAGTTGATCGAAGGCGCTGATGCGATCATCAGTATTGGTGTGCGTTTAACTGACACCATTACCGCCGGATTTAGCCACAGTTTGCCAGCGGACAAATGCATTGATATCCAACCGTTTGAAGCACGCGTCGGCCAGCAGGTATTCAGTCAGATCCCGATGCGCGATGCGGTGATCGCGCTGCATCAGTTAACGCTGCCGCTGTGTCGGCACTGGACATTACCCGTCATTGCGCGCACGCCATTGCCACAATCGCATGGCGGCGGGCTCGATCAGCATGGTTTCTGGCAGCAGGTGCAGGATTTTCTGCGTCCCGGCGATATCGTGCTGGCGGAACAGGGCACCGCCAGTTTTGGCGCTGCGGCACTGACGTTGCCACAGGGTTGCCATTTTATCGTGCAGCCGCTGTGGGGCTCGATCGGCTATACCCTGCCGGCGGCGTTTGGCGTGCAGACTGCGGAGCCGGAGCGTCGAGTAATATTGCTGATAGGCGATGGTTCAGCCCAGTTGACGGCTCAGGAGTTGGGGTCGATGCTGCGTGATGGGCAAAAGCCGATCGTCTTCCTGCTGAATAATGATGGTTACACCGTCGAGCGCGCCATTCATGGGCCAGAGCAGCGTTATAACGATATCGCCGCCTGGAACTGGACGTTGTTACCGCAGGCGATGGGCGATGGACAGCGCGTGAAGACGTTGCGCGTTAGTGAACCAGAGTCGTTACGCGCTGCGCTGAGTGAGGTGAACGACTGCGATCGGCTGGCATTCATCGAGGTGATATTGCCGAAGATGGACATCCCGGAACTGCTCGACAGCGTGTCTCGGGCCATTCAGGTGCGTAATGCCGCCGCCTGATCCTCGGCGCTTTCCTGCAGGCGCTCCAGTAGCCAAAACCCCGCCGGTCCCGGTGGGGTAAGACGTGACCACACCGCGTCGACCGAAATG encodes:
- a CDS encoding alpha-keto acid decarboxylase family protein — encoded protein: MSKNYTVANYLLDRLAQMGIRHLFGVPGDYNLQFLDHVIDHPQVTWVGCANELNAAYAADGYARCKPAAAMLTTFGVGELSAINGVAGSYAEYLPVIHIVGAPTLRCQRSGELLHHSLGDGDFGHFARMAKEVTIAQASLTAANAEAEIDRLLTTALFERRPVYLLLPSDVAQAPLASRPAPLMLRQPNLSAASLQAFVKAARVQLQAAQRVSLLADFLADRFGAQQALSQWMQEVSIPHATLLMGKSVLDETHAAFTGTYAGAASAPPVKQLIEGADAIISIGVRLTDTITAGFSHSLPADKCIDIQPFEARVGQQVFSQIPMRDAVIALHQLTLPLCRHWTLPVIARTPLPQSHGGGLDQHGFWQQVQDFLRPGDIVLAEQGTASFGAAALTLPQGCHFIVQPLWGSIGYTLPAAFGVQTAEPERRVILLIGDGSAQLTAQELGSMLRDGQKPIVFLLNNDGYTVERAIHGPEQRYNDIAAWNWTLLPQAMGDGQRVKTLRVSEPESLRAALSEVNDCDRLAFIEVILPKMDIPELLDSVSRAIQVRNAAA